A region from the Salvia splendens isolate huo1 chromosome 15, SspV2, whole genome shotgun sequence genome encodes:
- the LOC121766960 gene encoding uncharacterized protein LOC121766960, giving the protein MDIPEHMSSRREGSAAPHNPLTAETSHTPVASSEGSQPIHRRVEQEVQGLEMRPRGRNFKELRKMGAVDFVGTIDPAEAEIWLKRTERVFNQMGCIAEERFDYAVSLLQGDAYYWWETVPRAMIHPPVPSWDDFLREFSDKYMPPVYRDEKQREFLSLKQGSMSVADYEVKFTQLSRYASALLPTEQDKCRRFEEGLIYEIRSKITPSDLRTYNDLRAAAIRAERLVKERHVYIQKQKRGPPEYRGESNSSISKRPSFFSSASSFSRGGPLGQRGGRPPPFSYEWGRGSGMTARARPLCVHCGRPHTGECRIITGGCFHCGHQGHYYRECPLRSNRI; this is encoded by the coding sequence ATGGATATTCCTGAACATATGTCATCGAGGAGAGAAGGGTCAGCCGCCCCGCATAATCCATTAACTGCAGAAACATCTCATACACCGGTTGCATCATCTGAGGGTAGCCAGCCAATACATAGGAGGGTTGAACAAGAAGTACAGGGGCTAGAAATGAGACCAAGGGGTAGAAATTTCAAAGAACTACGAAAGATGGGAGCCGTTGACTTTGTTGGGACTATTGATCCTGCCGAGGCTgagatatggttgaagaggaCAGAGCGTGTGTTTAATCAGATGGGTTGTATAGCAGAAGAACGTTTTGATTACGCAGTGTCTCTTCTTCAGGGCGATGCTTACTATTGGTGGGAGACTGTCCCGCGAGCTATGATACATCCTCCAGTACCCAGTTGGGATGACTTCTTGAGAGAGTTCAGTGATAAGTATATGCCACCAGTGTATCGTGATGAGAAACAAAGAGAGTTTTTGTCCCTTAAACAAGGATCTATGTCAGTTGCAGATTATGAAGTGAAGTTTACGCAGCTTTCTCGTTATGCATCAGCATTGCTACCTACAGAACAAGATAAGTGTAGACGTTTTGAAGAAGGATTGATATATGAGATAAGAAGCAAAATCACACCTTCCGACCTTCGTACTTATAATGATCTACGTGCAGCGGCTATACGAGCAGAGAGACTAGTGAAAGAAAGACATGTCTATATTCAAAAACAAAAGAGGGGACCACCGGAGTATAGGGGTGAATCAAACTCGAGCATTTCAAAAAGGCCTAGTTTTTTTTCTTCGGCATCGAGTTTCAGTAGAGGAGGTCCATTGGGTCAACGAGGTGGACGTCCACCACCTTTCAGTTATGAGTGGGGACGAGGATCTGGTATGACAGCACGTGCACGACCTTTATGCGTGCACTGTGGACGACCACATACAGGGGAATGTCGAATAATTACAGGAGGTTGTTTTCACTGCGGACATCAAGGACACTATTATAGGGAATGCCCACTTCGGTCTAACAGGATATGA